From the Burkholderia ubonensis genome, one window contains:
- the dnaK gene encoding molecular chaperone DnaK: MGKIIGIDLGTTNSCVAIMEGNQVKVIENSEGARTTPSIIAYMDDNEVLVGAPAKRQSVTNPKNTLFAVKRLIGRRFEEKEVQKDIGLMPYSIIKADNGDAWVEAHGEKLAPPQVSAEVLRKMKKTAEDYLGESVTEAVITVPAYFNDSQRQATKDAGRIAGLEVKRIINEPTAAALAFGLDKAEKGDRKIAVYDLGGGTFDVSIIEIADVDGEMQFEVLSTNGDTFLGGEDFDQRIIDYIIGEFKKEQGVDLSKDVLALQRLKEAAEKAKIELSSSQQTEINLPYITADASGPKHLNLKITRAKLEALVEDLVERTIEPCRIAIKDAGVKVSDIDDVILVGGQTRMPKVMEKVKEFFGKDPRRDVNPDEAVAVGAAIQGQVLSGDRKDVLLLDVTPLSLGIETLGGVMTKMINKNTTIPTKHAQVYSTADDNQAAVTIKVFQGEREMAAGNKLLGEFNLEGIPPAPRGVPQIEVTFDIDANGILHVGAKDKATGKENKITIKANSGLSEAEIDQMIKDAEANAAEDHKLRELADSRNQGDALVHSTKKALTEYGDKLDAGEKEKIEAALKELEEVLKSTASDKAAIDAKVEAVATASQKLGEKMYADMQAQQAGAAGAAGAAEGAAHAGAQQAADDVVDAEFKEVKKD; this comes from the coding sequence ATGGGAAAGATCATCGGTATTGACCTCGGCACCACGAACTCGTGCGTTGCCATCATGGAAGGCAACCAGGTCAAGGTCATCGAGAACTCGGAAGGTGCGCGCACCACGCCGTCGATCATCGCCTACATGGACGACAACGAGGTGCTCGTCGGCGCGCCGGCCAAGCGTCAGTCGGTGACGAACCCGAAGAACACGCTGTTCGCGGTCAAGCGCCTGATCGGCCGCCGCTTCGAAGAGAAGGAAGTCCAGAAGGACATCGGCCTGATGCCGTACTCGATCATCAAGGCGGACAACGGCGACGCATGGGTCGAAGCGCACGGCGAGAAGCTGGCGCCGCCGCAAGTGTCGGCCGAAGTGCTGCGCAAGATGAAGAAGACGGCCGAAGACTACCTCGGCGAAAGCGTCACGGAAGCCGTGATCACGGTGCCGGCGTACTTCAACGACAGCCAGCGCCAGGCCACCAAGGACGCCGGCCGCATCGCGGGCCTCGAAGTCAAGCGGATCATCAACGAGCCGACCGCGGCGGCGCTCGCGTTCGGCCTCGACAAGGCGGAGAAGGGCGACCGCAAGATCGCCGTGTACGACCTCGGCGGCGGCACGTTCGACGTGTCGATCATCGAGATCGCGGACGTCGACGGCGAAATGCAGTTCGAAGTGCTGTCGACCAACGGCGACACGTTCCTCGGCGGCGAGGACTTCGACCAGCGCATCATCGATTACATCATCGGCGAGTTCAAGAAGGAGCAGGGCGTCGACCTGTCGAAGGACGTGCTCGCGCTGCAGCGCCTGAAGGAAGCCGCCGAAAAGGCGAAGATCGAGCTGTCGTCGAGCCAGCAGACCGAAATCAACCTGCCGTACATCACGGCGGACGCATCCGGTCCGAAGCACTTGAACCTGAAGATCACCCGCGCGAAGCTGGAAGCGCTGGTCGAGGATCTGGTCGAGCGCACGATCGAGCCGTGCCGCATCGCGATCAAGGACGCGGGCGTCAAGGTGTCGGACATCGACGACGTGATCCTGGTCGGCGGCCAGACCCGCATGCCGAAGGTCATGGAGAAGGTGAAGGAATTCTTCGGCAAGGATCCGCGCCGTGACGTGAACCCGGACGAAGCCGTCGCGGTCGGCGCGGCGATCCAGGGCCAGGTTCTGTCGGGCGACCGCAAGGACGTGCTGCTGCTCGACGTGACCCCGCTGTCGCTCGGCATCGAGACGCTCGGCGGCGTGATGACGAAGATGATCAACAAGAACACGACGATCCCGACGAAGCACGCGCAGGTGTACTCCACCGCGGACGACAACCAGGCCGCCGTGACGATCAAGGTGTTCCAGGGCGAGCGCGAGATGGCCGCCGGCAACAAGCTGCTCGGCGAGTTCAACCTCGAAGGCATCCCGCCCGCACCGCGCGGCGTGCCGCAGATCGAAGTGACCTTCGACATCGACGCGAACGGCATCCTGCACGTCGGCGCGAAGGACAAGGCGACCGGCAAGGAAAACAAGATCACGATCAAGGCGAACTCGGGCCTGTCCGAAGCCGAGATCGACCAGATGATCAAGGACGCGGAAGCGAACGCGGCGGAAGACCACAAGCTGCGTGAGCTGGCCGATTCGCGCAACCAGGGCGACGCGCTCGTCCACAGCACGAAGAAGGCGCTGACCGAGTACGGCGACAAGCTGGACGCGGGCGAGAAGGAGAAGATCGAGGCCGCGCTGAAGGAGCTCGAGGAAGTGCTGAAGAGCACCGCGAGCGACAAGGCCGCGATCGATGCGAAGGTCGAAGCCGTGGCGACGGCCTCGCAGAAGCTCGGCGAGAAGATGTACGCCGACATGCAGGCGCAGCAGGCAGGCGCGGCCGGTGCGGCGGGCGCAGCGGAAGGCGCGGCCCATGCGGGCGCGCAGCAGGCCGCGGACGACGTCGTCGACGCCGAGTTCAAGGAAGTGAAGAAGGACTGA
- a CDS encoding RNA-binding S4 domain-containing protein produces the protein MNYKISTEPGARLRIDKWLWAARFFKTRSLAADAVDKGRVRIGGAPVKPAKEVRVGDEVEIAIDGIVWQIAVLGVCDVRGPASVAQTLYAETESGRAARLAEQERRRTFHEPAAQLHGRPTKRDRRIIDRFSGGS, from the coding sequence ATGAACTACAAGATTTCCACCGAGCCGGGCGCGCGGCTGCGCATCGACAAGTGGCTGTGGGCCGCCCGGTTCTTCAAGACGCGCTCGCTCGCGGCCGACGCGGTCGACAAGGGGCGGGTGCGGATCGGCGGCGCGCCGGTCAAGCCGGCCAAGGAGGTGCGCGTCGGCGACGAGGTCGAGATTGCGATCGACGGCATCGTCTGGCAAATTGCCGTGCTGGGCGTGTGCGACGTGCGCGGGCCGGCGAGCGTCGCGCAGACGCTTTACGCGGAGACGGAATCCGGGCGGGCCGCGCGGCTCGCCGAGCAGGAGCGGCGACGCACGTTCCACGAGCCGGCGGCCCAACTGCACGGCCGGCCGACGAAACGCGACCGTCGCATCATCGACAGATTTTCGGGTGGGAGCTGA
- the pabB gene encoding aminodeoxychorismate synthase component I has product MTEGSESASFALLDDCDSTASARSSRLYTGFVRERVCADPAQLDAIDAALAQDLRDGLHAVVAGDYEFGRNLQWAQPGEAPLRFLLFARCERLSRDEVDAWLAQRDGGAASPSIAGVAHVTKSVTRDAFDAAIAAVHDALRAGDSYQVNYTYRLHFDAFGAPLALYRRLRARQPVRYGALIALPDGAWVVSCSPELFVERHGDVLRARPMKGTAPRSGDPQRDAQAAAFLANDPKNRAENVMIVDLLRNDLSRIARTGTVKVPALFSVEPYASVWQMTSTVEAGWRDGTTFADVLRALFPCGSITGAPKHKTMQLIDAIESTPRGLYTGAIGWLDAPPEPAAGCGDFCLSVAIRTLTLGAAGLGAAGVGAAGESAAIAGGWRTGTMGVGGGIVLDSVAADEYAECELKARFLTDADPGFQLFETTCATRADGIRHLDRHLARLRRSADAFGFRFDEAACRERRIAADCASLEGDGPYRMKLSLAKDGAFEIVAASLKPLPAGPVGVLLASEHGFAPMRSDDALLLHKTTRRAEYDRAWQAAEALGCFDMLFFNERGELTEGGRSNVFVKLDGRWVTPPLSSGVLPGVMRGVLLDDPSFGATERVVTREDLSRAQALLLTNALRGALDAVLK; this is encoded by the coding sequence ATGACTGAAGGCAGCGAGAGCGCGTCGTTCGCGCTCTTGGACGATTGCGACTCGACCGCGTCCGCGCGGTCGAGTCGCTTGTATACGGGCTTCGTGCGCGAGCGGGTGTGCGCCGATCCCGCGCAGCTCGACGCGATCGATGCGGCGCTCGCGCAGGATCTGCGCGACGGGCTGCACGCGGTCGTGGCCGGCGACTATGAATTCGGGCGCAACCTGCAATGGGCGCAGCCGGGCGAGGCCCCGCTGCGCTTTTTGCTGTTTGCGCGCTGCGAGCGCCTGTCGCGCGACGAGGTCGATGCGTGGCTCGCGCAGCGCGACGGCGGCGCGGCGTCGCCGTCGATCGCGGGCGTCGCGCACGTGACGAAGAGCGTGACGCGCGACGCGTTCGATGCGGCGATCGCCGCGGTGCACGACGCGCTGCGCGCGGGCGACTCGTATCAGGTCAACTACACGTACCGGCTGCATTTCGACGCGTTCGGCGCGCCGCTCGCACTGTATCGGCGCCTGCGTGCTCGCCAGCCGGTGCGCTACGGCGCGCTGATCGCGCTGCCGGACGGCGCGTGGGTCGTGTCGTGCTCGCCGGAGCTGTTCGTCGAGCGGCACGGCGACGTGCTGCGCGCGCGGCCGATGAAGGGCACCGCACCGCGTTCGGGCGATCCGCAGCGCGATGCTCAGGCAGCGGCATTCCTCGCGAACGACCCGAAGAACCGTGCCGAGAACGTGATGATCGTCGATCTCCTGCGCAACGATCTGTCGCGGATCGCGCGCACGGGGACGGTCAAGGTGCCGGCGTTGTTCTCGGTCGAGCCGTATGCGTCGGTGTGGCAGATGACGTCGACCGTCGAAGCCGGATGGCGCGACGGCACGACGTTCGCCGATGTGCTGCGCGCGCTGTTTCCGTGCGGCTCGATCACCGGTGCGCCGAAACACAAGACGATGCAGCTGATCGACGCGATCGAGTCGACGCCGCGCGGCCTCTATACGGGAGCGATCGGCTGGCTCGACGCGCCGCCCGAACCCGCGGCCGGCTGCGGCGATTTCTGCCTGTCGGTGGCGATTCGCACGTTGACGCTCGGCGCGGCCGGCTTAGGCGCGGCCGGCGTAGGTGCGGCAGGCGAAAGCGCGGCCATCGCCGGCGGCTGGCGTACCGGCACGATGGGTGTCGGCGGGGGGATCGTGCTCGACAGCGTCGCCGCCGACGAATATGCGGAGTGCGAATTGAAAGCGCGATTCCTGACCGATGCCGATCCCGGCTTCCAGCTGTTCGAAACGACCTGCGCGACGCGCGCGGACGGCATCCGCCATCTCGACCGGCATCTCGCGCGGCTGCGGCGCAGTGCGGACGCGTTCGGCTTTCGCTTCGACGAAGCCGCGTGCCGCGAGCGGCGGATCGCCGCGGATTGCGCGTCGCTCGAAGGCGACGGTCCATACCGGATGAAGCTGTCGCTCGCGAAGGATGGGGCGTTCGAGATCGTCGCCGCGTCGTTGAAGCCGCTGCCGGCAGGGCCGGTCGGCGTGCTGCTCGCATCGGAGCACGGCTTTGCGCCGATGCGTTCGGACGACGCACTGCTACTGCACAAGACGACGCGCCGCGCCGAATACGATCGCGCATGGCAGGCGGCCGAGGCGCTCGGCTGTTTCGACATGCTGTTTTTCAACGAGCGCGGCGAGCTGACGGAAGGCGGGCGCTCGAACGTGTTCGTGAAGCTCGATGGGCGATGGGTGACGCCGCCGCTGTCGAGCGGGGTGCTGCCGGGTGTGATGCGCGGCGTGCTGCTCGACGATCCGTCGTTCGGCGCGACGGAGCGCGTCGTGACGCGCGAGGACCTGTCGCGCGCGCAAGCGCTGCTCTTGACCAACGCGCTGCGCGGCGCGCTGGATGCGGTGTTGAAGTGA
- the panB gene encoding 3-methyl-2-oxobutanoate hydroxymethyltransferase — translation MTYLQESSRAAVTVPKLQAMRDAGEKIAMLTCYDASFAALLDRAGVDVLLIGDSLGNVLQGHTTTLPVTLDDIAYHTACVARAQPRTLIVADLPFGTYGTPADAFESSVKLMRAGAQMVKLEGGEWLADTVRFLVERAVPVCAHVGLTPQSVHAFGGFKVQGKTEAGAAQLLRDARAIEDAGAQLVVLEAVPTLVASEVTHMLRIPTIGIGAGVDCSGQVLVLHDMLGIFPGKRPRFVKDFMQGQPNIQAAVEAYVRAVKDGSFPGPEHTF, via the coding sequence ATGACCTATCTCCAGGAATCGAGCCGGGCTGCCGTGACCGTGCCGAAACTGCAGGCGATGCGCGACGCCGGCGAGAAGATCGCGATGCTGACCTGCTACGACGCGAGCTTCGCCGCGCTGCTCGACCGCGCGGGCGTCGACGTCCTGCTGATCGGCGATTCGCTCGGCAACGTGCTGCAAGGCCACACCACCACCCTGCCCGTCACGCTCGACGACATCGCGTATCACACCGCCTGCGTCGCACGCGCGCAGCCGCGCACGCTGATCGTCGCGGACCTGCCGTTCGGCACGTACGGCACGCCCGCCGACGCGTTCGAGAGCTCGGTCAAGCTGATGCGCGCCGGCGCGCAGATGGTCAAGCTCGAAGGCGGCGAATGGCTCGCCGACACCGTGCGCTTCCTGGTCGAGCGCGCGGTGCCCGTGTGCGCGCACGTCGGCCTGACGCCGCAATCGGTGCATGCGTTCGGCGGCTTCAAGGTGCAGGGCAAGACCGAAGCCGGCGCCGCGCAACTGCTGCGCGACGCGCGCGCGATCGAGGACGCGGGCGCGCAGCTCGTCGTGCTCGAGGCCGTGCCGACGCTCGTCGCATCCGAAGTCACGCACATGCTGCGCATTCCGACGATCGGCATCGGCGCGGGTGTGGACTGCTCGGGCCAGGTGCTGGTGCTGCACGACATGCTCGGCATCTTCCCCGGCAAGCGGCCGCGCTTCGTCAAGGACTTCATGCAGGGCCAGCCGAATATTCAGGCGGCGGTCGAAGCGTATGTGCGCGCGGTGAAGGACGGTTCGTTTCCCGGGCCGGAGCATACGTTCTGA
- the hemH gene encoding ferrochelatase, whose protein sequence is MRFDLEPPSSVAAAHRIAVLLINLGTPDAPTPRAVRRYLAEFLSDPRVVEIPQAVWQVLLRTLILPLRGRASAKKYAAVWMPEGSPLRVHTERQVDGVRHLLASNGYQVLVDYAMRYGSPSIAQVLAQLKRAGVERVLLMPMYPQYSASTTATAFDAAFNALARMRNQPEVRTVRHYADHPAYIHALAEQVRQYWAQQGRPDFAAGDKLVLSFHGVPKRTLDLGDPYHDQCQQTAALLMTALGLSTIECRVTFQSRFGKAEWLQPYTAPTLRELGEAGVRRADVFCPGFTADCLETIEEIGMEVRDEFIAGGGKAFHRIPCLNGAHAWIGALGEIVAENLQGWPVKAAQPETVS, encoded by the coding sequence ATGCGCTTCGATCTTGAGCCGCCATCGAGCGTCGCGGCCGCCCATCGCATCGCGGTGCTGCTGATCAACCTCGGCACGCCCGACGCTCCGACGCCGCGCGCGGTCCGTCGCTATCTCGCCGAATTCCTGTCCGATCCCCGCGTGGTCGAAATCCCGCAGGCGGTCTGGCAGGTCCTGCTGCGCACGCTGATCCTGCCGTTGCGCGGCCGCGCGTCCGCGAAGAAATACGCGGCCGTGTGGATGCCCGAAGGCTCGCCGCTGCGCGTGCACACCGAGCGCCAGGTCGACGGCGTGCGCCACCTGCTCGCGTCGAACGGCTATCAGGTGCTGGTCGACTACGCGATGCGCTACGGCAGCCCGAGCATCGCGCAGGTGCTCGCGCAGCTCAAGCGCGCCGGCGTCGAGCGCGTGCTGCTGATGCCGATGTATCCGCAATATTCCGCGTCGACGACGGCGACCGCCTTCGACGCGGCGTTCAACGCGCTCGCGCGCATGCGCAACCAGCCGGAAGTTCGCACCGTGCGTCATTACGCCGACCATCCGGCCTATATCCATGCGCTCGCCGAGCAGGTGCGGCAATACTGGGCGCAGCAAGGGCGACCCGATTTCGCGGCCGGCGACAAGCTGGTGCTGAGCTTCCACGGCGTGCCGAAGCGCACGCTCGACCTCGGCGATCCCTATCACGACCAGTGCCAGCAGACGGCCGCGCTGCTGATGACGGCGCTCGGGCTGTCGACGATCGAATGCCGCGTGACCTTCCAGTCGCGTTTCGGCAAGGCCGAATGGCTGCAGCCGTACACCGCGCCGACGCTGCGCGAGCTCGGCGAAGCGGGCGTGCGGCGCGCGGACGTGTTCTGTCCGGGCTTCACGGCCGACTGCCTCGAGACGATCGAGGAGATCGGGATGGAAGTGCGCGACGAATTCATCGCGGGCGGCGGCAAGGCGTTCCATCGTATTCCGTGCCTGAACGGCGCGCATGCGTGGATCGGCGCGCTCGGCGAGATCGTCGCCGAGAATCTGCAGGGCTGGCCGGTCAAGGCGGCGCAGCCGGAAACGGTGAGTTGA
- a CDS encoding thioredoxin family protein yields MVPAGVDPAAFVAFDMQALSADTFDAGLAGAGDALAVVFFWGVDCFNCEIAKKAMLAQPDAIRALGLKWFHSNVYEHRDLGRRFGLHGVPTWLFFHRGRRLGRATGWHGLAQFQAAVAAARAKIVAAGAPAAGNPALSGD; encoded by the coding sequence ATGGTGCCCGCCGGCGTCGATCCGGCCGCGTTCGTCGCGTTCGACATGCAGGCGCTGTCGGCCGACACGTTCGACGCCGGCCTCGCAGGCGCGGGCGACGCGCTCGCCGTGGTGTTCTTCTGGGGCGTCGACTGCTTCAACTGCGAAATCGCGAAGAAGGCGATGCTCGCGCAGCCGGACGCCATTCGCGCGCTGGGCTTGAAGTGGTTCCACAGCAACGTCTACGAACACCGCGACCTCGGTCGACGCTTCGGGCTGCACGGCGTGCCGACGTGGTTGTTCTTTCACCGCGGCAGGCGGCTCGGCCGTGCGACCGGCTGGCATGGTCTCGCGCAGTTCCAGGCGGCGGTGGCGGCAGCGCGGGCGAAGATCGTGGCGGCCGGCGCTCCGGCGGCCGGCAACCCGGCACTGTCCGGCGATTGA
- the hrcA gene encoding heat-inducible transcriptional repressor HrcA has translation MLDPRARTLLKTLIDRYIADGQPVGSRTLSRYSGLELSPATIRNVMSDLEELGLVSSPHTSAGRVPTPRGYRLFVDTMLTVETPIDAEAVARQVQTTLQAGEPQQKVVAAAASVLSNLSQFAGVVLTPRRSHVFKQIEFMRLSDKRILLIIVTPEGDVQNRMLATPRDYSPSQLTEASNYINAHFAGLSFDEVRRRLRDEIDQLRGDMTALMHAAVTASTEVPDTEDTVLISGERNLLEVADLSSDMARLRKLFDVFDQKTGLLQLLDVSSHAQGVQIFIGGESTLVPIEEMSVVTAPYEVNGQIVGTLGVIGPTRMAYNRVIPIVDITARLLSLTLSQQ, from the coding sequence ATGCTAGATCCTCGCGCACGAACCCTCCTGAAAACCCTGATCGATCGGTATATCGCCGACGGTCAGCCGGTCGGATCGCGCACGTTGTCTCGTTATTCCGGGCTGGAACTGAGCCCGGCGACGATCCGCAACGTGATGTCCGACCTGGAGGAGCTCGGCCTCGTCTCGAGCCCGCACACGTCGGCCGGCCGGGTGCCGACCCCGCGCGGCTACCGCCTGTTCGTCGACACGATGCTGACGGTCGAGACGCCGATCGACGCCGAGGCGGTCGCCCGCCAGGTCCAGACCACGCTGCAGGCCGGCGAGCCGCAGCAGAAGGTGGTCGCGGCCGCGGCGAGCGTGCTGTCGAACCTGTCGCAGTTCGCGGGTGTCGTGCTGACGCCGCGCCGCAGCCACGTGTTCAAGCAGATCGAGTTCATGCGCCTGTCCGACAAGCGCATCCTGCTCATCATCGTCACCCCCGAAGGCGACGTGCAGAACCGGATGCTCGCGACGCCGCGCGACTACTCGCCGTCGCAGCTGACCGAGGCGTCCAACTACATCAACGCGCATTTCGCCGGCCTGTCGTTCGACGAGGTGCGCCGCCGCCTGCGCGACGAGATCGACCAGCTGCGCGGCGACATGACCGCGCTGATGCACGCGGCCGTGACCGCGAGCACCGAGGTGCCGGATACGGAAGACACCGTGCTCATTTCCGGCGAGCGCAACCTGCTCGAGGTCGCCGACCTGTCGTCCGACATGGCGCGGCTGCGCAAGCTGTTCGACGTGTTCGACCAGAAGACCGGCCTCCTGCAGCTGCTCGACGTGTCGAGCCATGCGCAGGGCGTGCAGATCTTCATCGGCGGCGAATCGACGCTCGTGCCGATCGAGGAAATGAGCGTCGTCACCGCGCCCTACGAGGTGAACGGCCAGATCGTCGGCACGCTCGGCGTGATCGGCCCGACCCGGATGGCGTACAACCGGGTGATCCCGATCGTCGACATCACCGCGCGCCTGCTGTCGCTCACGCTCAGCCAGCAATAA
- the dnaJ gene encoding molecular chaperone DnaJ translates to MAKRDYYEVLGVAKNASDDEIKKAYRKLAMKYHPDRNPDNKGAEEHFKEAKEAYEMLSDSQKRAAYDQYGHAGVDPNMGGAGAQGFGGFADAFGDIFGDIFGQAAAGGRGGRGGPQVYRGADLRYSMEITLEQAAHGYDTQIRVPSWVSCGICHGSGAKPGTKPETCPTCHGQGTVRMSQGFFSIQQTCPKCHGSGTYIPEPCAHCHGSGKVKETKTLEVKIPAGIDDGMRIRSAGNGEPGINGGPPGDLYVEIHIKPHSVFERDGDDLHCQMPIPFTTAALGGEIEVPTLAGRATFPVPEGTQSGKTFRLRSKGIKGLRSSIAGDLYVHVQVETPVKLTEQQRDLLKQFEKSLAEGGARHSPQSKSWFDRVKSFFE, encoded by the coding sequence ATGGCGAAACGGGATTACTACGAGGTTCTGGGCGTCGCGAAGAATGCGAGCGACGACGAAATCAAGAAGGCATATCGCAAGCTTGCGATGAAGTATCACCCTGACCGCAATCCGGACAACAAGGGTGCGGAAGAGCATTTCAAGGAGGCGAAGGAAGCCTACGAAATGCTGTCGGACAGCCAGAAGCGGGCCGCGTACGACCAGTACGGCCACGCGGGCGTCGATCCGAACATGGGCGGTGCGGGCGCACAGGGCTTCGGCGGCTTTGCCGACGCGTTCGGCGACATCTTCGGCGACATTTTCGGCCAGGCGGCGGCGGGCGGCCGCGGCGGCCGGGGTGGTCCGCAGGTGTATCGCGGCGCGGACCTGCGCTACAGCATGGAAATCACGCTCGAGCAGGCCGCGCACGGCTACGACACGCAGATCCGCGTGCCGAGCTGGGTGTCGTGCGGGATCTGCCACGGCTCGGGCGCGAAACCGGGTACCAAGCCCGAGACCTGCCCGACCTGTCACGGCCAGGGCACGGTGCGGATGTCGCAGGGCTTCTTCAGCATCCAGCAGACCTGCCCGAAGTGCCACGGCAGCGGCACCTACATTCCCGAGCCGTGCGCGCATTGCCACGGGTCGGGCAAGGTGAAGGAAACCAAGACGCTCGAAGTGAAGATCCCGGCGGGGATCGACGACGGCATGCGGATCCGCTCGGCCGGCAACGGCGAGCCGGGCATCAACGGCGGGCCGCCGGGCGACCTGTACGTCGAGATCCACATCAAGCCGCACTCGGTGTTCGAGCGCGACGGCGACGACCTGCATTGCCAGATGCCGATCCCGTTCACGACCGCCGCGCTCGGCGGCGAGATCGAGGTGCCGACGCTGGCCGGCCGCGCGACGTTCCCGGTGCCGGAAGGCACGCAGTCGGGCAAGACGTTCCGCCTGCGCAGCAAGGGCATCAAGGGGCTGCGTTCGAGCATCGCGGGCGATCTGTACGTGCACGTGCAGGTCGAGACGCCGGTGAAGCTGACCGAGCAACAGCGCGATCTGCTCAAGCAGTTCGAGAAATCGCTGGCCGAAGGCGGCGCGCGCCACAGCCCGCAGAGCAAGAGCTGGTTCGACCGGGTGAAGAGCTTCTTCGAGTAA
- the grpE gene encoding nucleotide exchange factor GrpE yields MENTQENPAAQSAEDIGSETQAAQGAAPAAEAAEAALAEAQAKVAELQESFLRAKAETENVRRRAQDDVAKAHKFAIESFAEHLLPVLDSLEAAVGDTSGDLAKVREGVELTLRQLTSALEKGRVVAINPVGEKFDPHLHQAISMVPAEQEPNTVVTVLQKGYTIADRVLRPALVTVAQPK; encoded by the coding sequence ATGGAAAATACGCAAGAGAACCCGGCTGCCCAATCGGCCGAAGACATCGGCAGCGAGACGCAGGCGGCGCAAGGCGCCGCGCCGGCCGCCGAGGCTGCCGAAGCGGCGCTCGCCGAGGCTCAAGCCAAGGTCGCCGAGCTGCAGGAAAGCTTCCTGCGGGCGAAGGCCGAGACCGAGAACGTGCGCCGCCGCGCGCAGGACGACGTCGCGAAGGCGCACAAATTCGCGATCGAGAGCTTTGCCGAGCACCTGCTGCCGGTGCTGGACAGCCTCGAGGCGGCGGTCGGTGATACGTCCGGCGACCTCGCGAAGGTGCGCGAGGGTGTCGAGCTGACGCTGCGCCAGCTGACGAGCGCGCTCGAGAAGGGGCGCGTCGTCGCGATCAACCCGGTCGGCGAGAAGTTCGATCCGCACCTGCACCAGGCGATCTCGATGGTGCCGGCCGAGCAGGAGCCGAACACCGTCGTCACCGTGCTGCAGAAGGGCTATACGATCGCCGACCGCGTGCTGCGCCCGGCGCTCGTCACGGTCGCGCAACCAAAGTAA
- a CDS encoding deoxynucleoside kinase, with product MNPTPLTVTAPDLRAPHRYLVIEGPIGVGKTTLARLLAERWSMQTLLERPQDNPFLERFYRDTARYALPTQLAFALQRAQQARELSAALDTGRPVVADFMPQKNEIFARLNLPEDEWQLYRALAAHVDAPRASAPDLVVYLQASPEVLFARIQKRGLPMELQISDAYLRALVDAYNEFFYHYDRTPVLTVAAEHLNPLDSPEDLALLVEHIATMRGRKEFFVKGETTR from the coding sequence ATGAACCCGACACCGCTGACCGTCACCGCGCCGGACCTGCGCGCGCCGCACCGCTATCTCGTGATCGAAGGCCCGATCGGCGTCGGCAAGACGACGCTGGCCCGCCTGCTCGCCGAGCGCTGGTCGATGCAGACGCTGCTCGAGCGCCCGCAGGACAATCCGTTTCTCGAGCGCTTCTACCGCGACACCGCGCGCTATGCGCTGCCGACGCAGCTGGCGTTCGCGCTGCAGCGCGCGCAGCAGGCGCGCGAACTGAGCGCGGCGCTGGACACGGGCCGGCCGGTCGTCGCCGATTTCATGCCGCAGAAGAACGAGATCTTCGCGCGGCTGAACCTGCCGGAAGACGAGTGGCAGCTCTATCGCGCGCTCGCGGCGCACGTCGACGCGCCCCGGGCGAGCGCCCCCGATCTCGTCGTCTACCTGCAGGCGAGCCCCGAGGTGCTGTTCGCGCGGATCCAGAAACGCGGCCTGCCGATGGAGCTGCAGATCAGCGACGCCTACCTGCGCGCGCTCGTCGACGCGTACAACGAATTCTTCTATCACTACGACCGCACGCCGGTACTGACGGTCGCCGCGGAACACCTGAATCCGCTGGACTCCCCCGAAGATCTCGCATTGCTGGTCGAGCACATCGCAACGATGCGCGGCCGCAAGGAATTCTTCGTCAAGGGCGAGACGACGCGCTGA